In a genomic window of Lycium ferocissimum isolate CSIRO_LF1 chromosome 9, AGI_CSIRO_Lferr_CH_V1, whole genome shotgun sequence:
- the LOC132032017 gene encoding uncharacterized protein LOC132032017 has product MWPIELIGVPWKCLMFANGARPKARFTLWLQLQNRLLTTDRLLTWGIDVDQSCKLCQGQVETRDHLFGHCPFTQNLWQRLLRWLMRPYHSVATWEDHLEWVISHTKGNSQDAQILRLVYIEYVHTVWIERNQQTFENKSRLADDS; this is encoded by the coding sequence atgtggccaataGAGCTTATTGGAGTGCCATGGAAATGCTTGATGTTTGCTAATGGAGCCAGGCCTAAGGCTAGATTTACACTTTGGCTCCAACTTCAAAACAGGTTGTTGACCACAGATCGATTATTGACCTGgggtattgatgttgatcaAAGTTGCAAGTTGTGCCAGGGACAGGTTGAAACCAGGGACCATTTGTTTGGTCACTGTCCATTCACACAAAATTTATGGCAAAGGCTCTTAAGGTGGCTAATGAGACCTTATCACAGTGTTGCTACATGGGAAGATCATCTTGAATGggtcatatcacataccaaaGGAAATTCTCAGGATGCTCAGATCCTCCGTCTTGTGTATATAGAGTATGTTCATACAGTATGGATCGAACGAAATCAACAGACCTTTGAAAACAAATCGAGACTGGCAGATGATAGCTAG
- the LOC132031168 gene encoding basic leucine zipper 61-like, which produces MAHLPPRAPNMTSNWPDFSLHQKVDNLSPTAHNLWGDEFLDMSSRRGSHRRSMSDSIAFLESPMVEECRRLSSTPGSGGTVNGHEEFERFDDEQQIMSMFNDDVHDMSCSNPSSPSEYINDNEDKSMNNTSNQQIQQQFKSENDEVQSLCQNTEELPAANQNASTNEYSSERVVDPKRIKRILANRQSAQRSRVRKLQYVSELERSVSTLQAEVSVLSPRVAFLDHQRLLLNVDNSALRQKIAALAQDKLFKDAHQEALKREIERLRQIYYQQNLKQMENNGTPMTTQQSLADSEMKVQLVN; this is translated from the exons ATGGCACACTTACCACCAAGAGCACCTAACATGACATCAAATTGGCCTGATTTTTCACTTCATCAAAAAGTGGACAACTTATCTCCAACTGCTCACAATTTATGGGGGGACGAATTCCTCGACATGTCGTCGAGGCGTGGGTCCCACCGGAGATCGATGAGTGACTCCATTGCTTTCTTGGAGTCACCCATGGTGGAAGAATGCAGGAGGCTATCCAGTACCCCTGGATCCGGTGGGACCGTTAACGGTCACGAGGAATTCGAGAGGTTTGATGATGAGCAACAGATCATGTCCATGTTCAACGATGATGTCCACGACATGTCGTGTTCGAACCCGTCATCGCCGTCTGAATATATCAATGATAATGAAGATAAAAGTATGAACAATACTAGTAACCAACAAATACAGCAGCAGTTTaagagtgaaaatgatgaagtcCAAAGCTTATGCCAGAATACTGAAGAATTACCAGCAGCTAATCAGAATGCAAGTACTAATGAATATTCTTCTGAAAGAGTTGTTGATCCTAAGAGAATTAAAAG GATTTTGGCAAATAGACAATCGGCGCAAAGGTCGCGGGTGAGGAAACTTCAGTACGTATCGGAGCTAGAACGTAGCGTTAGCACTCTTCAA GCTGAAGTTTCGGTACTGTCACCAAGAGTTGCATTCCTGGACCACCAACGTTTGTTGCTAAATGTTGACAATAGTGCACTCAGACAAAAAATCGCAGCTCTCGCCCAAGATAAATTGTTTAAAGATG CTCATCAAGAAGCATTGAAACGAGAAATAGAGAGGTTGAGGCAAATTTATTACCAACAGAACCTGAAGCAGATGGAAAACAATGGTACACCAATGACAACACAACAATCACTTGCCGATTCTGAGATGAAAGTACAGCTTGTCAATTAA